GATTGCCCGGCTAATATTGTCTTGGGGCATATTAATCTCTTTGGCTTTGGCAATCGCGTCTCTTAAATAAGAGTTAGTTTTTGGATCCGGGTCATTGCCTTGTTTAGCCGCTAAAGCAATCAAATTAGAAACCCTAGAAAAGCCCTTTGATTTTTTCGCGTCTTGGGCGGTTTTTTTATGTTTGATATTGGCCCATTTTGAGTGTCCGGACATTTTGATTAAAGAATTAATTTTTTTCTTAATAAAACAAAAGCGCTGGTTAAACTTAAACCAATGCCCAGCCCGGAAAAAATCAGCCCGGCTAAGCTTAGTTTTGGCTTGAGTTTTGCCTTTGTTTCTGCTTGAAGATTATTATTTTCAAAGACAGCCGCCGGGATTAATTCTTGGGGAACAAAGTCTTCGGCGACCGCTTCAGGCAAAAAATAAATATTTTCTTGGCCCGGAGTAGGCTTAACGGTGAGCTTCCAGGCGCCGTTGTCAAGGCGGATAGCTGACCAGTTAATCGGCACCGGGCTGGAATATTTGACTTCAAAGACTTTTTTGTTTTCTGAATTAATTAATTGGATCGTTTCTTTATTTTTGTCTAACTGAATCAGCTCAATCACTAAATAAGCATTGGGCTTAACTGTTTTATCCAGAATAATTTCCTGCCCGGTTGAACCGACAATTATTTTCCATTGATTCAGGCTGATTTCTTTGTTGTCTTGGTTTTTTATTTCCAGCCATTGATGATTGTTTTTACCCGGATTGGCAAAGATCTCGTTGATGATTATTTTTGCCTTAGTGTCAGAGGAAGCAGGGGCAGTTGGTTTTGGGCTTGGTTTGGGCTGGGGGGCCGGGCTCGGAGAAACAATTAAAGACGGCGCCGGCGGCAGAATAATGTTCTCAACCGAATTTTCTTGACCCGGCGAACCAAATTCTCTTAGGCTTTCCCGGAAAATATTTTTGACATA
The Patescibacteria group bacterium DNA segment above includes these coding regions:
- a CDS encoding lamin tail domain-containing protein is translated as MNIQKNNFKIIIGLIIFLSLTHISFGQETGVQLRFNEIMYDPSGDDLGQEWVELFNYGKTEIEIIGGRAKNSWIFIDSNGPHFLAEKPLLGSLIIKPGEFLILASNAETFLKTYPNFTGTVIDTIMDLNNFYGFIQLKTGNNQLLDQAFWSSNLGAAGNNKTLEYVKNIFRESLREFGSPGQENSVENIILPPAPSLIVSPSPAPQPKPSPKPTAPASSDTKAKIIINEIFANPGKNNHQWLEIKNQDNKEISLNQWKIIVGSTGQEIILDKTVKPNAYLVIELIQLDKNKETIQLINSENKKVFEVKYSSPVPINWSAIRLDNGAWKLTVKPTPGQENIYFLPEAVAEDFVPQELIPAAVFENNNLQAETKAKLKPKLSLAGLIFSGLGIGLSLTSAFVLLRKKLIL